One segment of Macrotis lagotis isolate mMagLag1 chromosome 1, bilby.v1.9.chrom.fasta, whole genome shotgun sequence DNA contains the following:
- the LOC141508835 gene encoding peptidyl-prolyl cis-trans isomerase H isoform X13: protein MAVANSSPVNPIVFFDEVGRMKIELFADIVPKTAENFRQFCTGEFRKDGVPIGYKGSTFHRVIKDFMIQGGDFVNGDGTGVASIYRGPFADENFKLRHSAPGLLSMANSGPSTNGCQFFITCSKCDWLDGKHVVFGKIIDGLLVMRKIENVPTGPNNKPKLPVVISQCGEM, encoded by the exons ATGGCCGTGGCTAATTCCAGCCCCGTCAACCCTATCGTCTTTTTTGAT GAGGTTGGCCGAATGAAGATCGAGCTCTTCGCGGACATCGTGCCCAAGACCGCCGAGAACTTCAG gcAATTCTGCACAGGAGAATTCAG GAAAGATGGAGTCCCCATTGGATACAAGGGCAGCACTTTTCACAG GGTTATAAAAGATTTCATGATCCAAGGAGGCGACTTTGTAAAT GGAGATGGTACTGGAGTTGCAAGCATTTACCGGGGACCATTTGCAGACGAAAATTTTAAATTGAGGCATTCGGCTCCAGGTCTGCTTTCCATG GCAAACAGTGGCCCCAGTACCAATGGCTGCCAGTTCTTCATCACCTGCTCCAAATGTGACTGGCTGGATGGGAAGCACGTGGTGTTTG GAAAAATAATTGATGGACTTCTAGTGATGAGAAAGATTGAG AATGTTCCCACTGGACCCAACAACAAGCCCAAGCTTCCTGTGGTCATCTCCCAGTGTGGGGAGATGTAA
- the LOC141508835 gene encoding peptidyl-prolyl cis-trans isomerase H isoform X12, with amino-acid sequence MAVANSSPVNPIVFFDVSIGGQEVGRMKIELFADIVPKTAENFRQFCTGEFRKDGVPIGYKGSTFHRVIKDFMIQGGDFVNGDGTGVASIYRGPFADENFKLRHSAPGLLSMANSGPSTNGCQFFITCSKCDWLDGKHVVFGKIIDGLLVMRKIENVPTGPNNKPKLPVVISQCGEM; translated from the exons ATGGCCGTGGCTAATTCCAGCCCCGTCAACCCTATCGTCTTTTTTGATGTTAGCATCGGCGGCCAG GAGGTTGGCCGAATGAAGATCGAGCTCTTCGCGGACATCGTGCCCAAGACCGCCGAGAACTTCAG gcAATTCTGCACAGGAGAATTCAG GAAAGATGGAGTCCCCATTGGATACAAGGGCAGCACTTTTCACAG GGTTATAAAAGATTTCATGATCCAAGGAGGCGACTTTGTAAAT GGAGATGGTACTGGAGTTGCAAGCATTTACCGGGGACCATTTGCAGACGAAAATTTTAAATTGAGGCATTCGGCTCCAGGTCTGCTTTCCATG GCAAACAGTGGCCCCAGTACCAATGGCTGCCAGTTCTTCATCACCTGCTCCAAATGTGACTGGCTGGATGGGAAGCACGTGGTGTTTG GAAAAATAATTGATGGACTTCTAGTGATGAGAAAGATTGAG AATGTTCCCACTGGACCCAACAACAAGCCCAAGCTTCCTGTGGTCATCTCCCAGTGTGGGGAGATGTAA